TTTCCGCAGCCGGTGCGCCGACCGACAGGGCCAATAGAACTGATGCGATTTGGATGAGCTTCATATTAACCTCCCAGCGACGTCGGATCACTGACGTCGCCCTTGTTGAAATCCACATATTCCTCGGTCAAGTCGCTCGCATACATGAGGGCGCCGGCCTGGCCGAGATTCAGGCGGATGTGCAGATCAAATTCCTTCGCGGCCGCGGCGGCGCAGAGTTGCTTGAAAGTCGCCTTCGTCGGCTGGCCGCGCTTGAGGCTCCAGAGAATCTTCCGGCTGCCGGGCTTACTGTAACCGATGTCCACCTTGTCCTCGACCACCGTCGCGGCGCTGTAACCGATGGCGTCAATGATGCGGCCCCAGTTCGGGTCGCCGCCGAACCAGCTCGTCTTCACCAGCGCGCTGTTCGCCACGGCGCGCGCGGCGGCATCGGCATCGGCAAAACTCCTGGCACCTTCAACGCGGACTGTCACGAAACGTGTCACCCCTTCGCCATCGCGGACAATCATTTTCGCGAGTTCGAGGCAGACGTAATTCAGGGCGGCTTGGAACTTCTTCAATTCTGTGCTCCGCGCTCCGAGTTTCGCATTTTCCGCGAGTCCATTGGCCAGCACGAGCACGGTGTCGTTCGTGCTCATGTCGCCGTCCACGGTGATGCGGTTGAAGCTATGGGCCACGGCCTCCTGCAAACCGGCCTGGAGCGCCCTGGCCTCGATGGCGGCGTCCGTGGTGATGAAGCAGAGCATGGTGGCGTGGAGCCCTTGCGGCACCGCGGCCGGGCGCGCGCCGGTGGCGCTCATGCCGGGTTGAATCATGCCAGCGCCCTTGCAGATGCCGCCGATGCGGACGGTTTTGCCGCCGAGCTTGAATTCCACAGCGACCTGCTTCGGCTGTGTGTCGCTGGTCATGATGGCCTCGGCCGCTTCGCCGGCACATTGCACGTCGTTGCCGAGCAACTGTGCGGCGGCTTTGATGCCGGACCGGACGTTGTCCATCGGCATCGTGACGCCGATGCGGCCGGTCGAGCCGATGAGGACTTGTG
The window above is part of the Verrucomicrobiia bacterium genome. Proteins encoded here:
- the argJ gene encoding bifunctional glutamate N-acetyltransferase/amino-acid acetyltransferase ArgJ translates to MSKNLKTVAGSIVAPKGFLASGVFCDIKRLGTGKGSNKGKKRDLALIVSEVPATVAGMFTTNQICAAPVKVCVERVKRGKAQAIVVNSGNANACTGRQGLADAKAMTAFAAQLLHVEPAQVLIGSTGRIGVTMPMDNVRSGIKAAAQLLGNDVQCAGEAAEAIMTSDTQPKQVAVEFKLGGKTVRIGGICKGAGMIQPGMSATGARPAAVPQGLHATMLCFITTDAAIEARALQAGLQEAVAHSFNRITVDGDMSTNDTVLVLANGLAENAKLGARSTELKKFQAALNYVCLELAKMIVRDGEGVTRFVTVRVEGARSFADADAAARAVANSALVKTSWFGGDPNWGRIIDAIGYSAATVVEDKVDIGYSKPGSRKILWSLKRGQPTKATFKQLCAAAAAKEFDLHIRLNLGQAGALMYASDLTEEYVDFNKGDVSDPTSLGG